Sequence from the Longimicrobium sp. genome:
CGTGCCCCGCCAGAAGTCCACCTGGTCGGGCTCGTTCCAGATGTCGTAGACGATCGGCTGCCCGCGCGTGGCCTGCGCGATCTCGCGCACGCGCGCCTCCCAGGCCGCCCAGTCCTGGTACGGCGGCGTCCACCCCGTGGCCGGATACCCCCACAGGTCGCTCATCAGGAGGACCCAGCGGGCCCCGAACCCCATCGCGCGCGCTCCGTAGGCCGGGTCGGGCGTGCGCCACAGCGCCGGCCGCAGCGGGACGACCATCGAGTCGGGCGGAGACCCGGGGATCATGGCGTGCAGGAACCCCACCATCGAGCGGGCCGTCACCCCGCCCTGGGCGAAGTCGACCTGGACGACCGGGGGGCCGTCGGGGAGCGAGGCCCCCGTGGCGGAGTCGCAGGCGGCCAGGAGGGCGATCGCCAGCCCCGGCGCGGCGAGACGGTGGAACTTCGGCACCATGAATCGGCACTCCTGCGGCGAAGGCGTCGGTGGCGTGGACGGCGGCGGGCCATCCGGCGGTTCCTATTCTAACGGCCGGCCCGGGAGGTGGCGACACTCCCGCCCTGCGGCCCCCCCGGCGGGCGGGCCCCGGGGGCCGGCCCCGCCCGCGGCTCCCCGGGCGCGGGGGCGAGCTCCACGGGCACCGGGCGGTCGAAGATCTGGCGGTGCCGCACGAGCGTGGCGTGGCGGATCGGAGCGCGGTGGCGCAGTGCGAACGGCACCTTCGCCAGGAGGTGCCAGGCGATCCACGCCAGCCCGAGCCAGTCCCGCCGCCCGTCGACCGGCGGCCGCCTGCAGAACATCCGCACCGGGCCGGCCAGCCCGCGCGGGAGGTCGCGCAGCGGGTAGCGCAGCAGGGCGGTGAGCATGGTGTTGCGCGCCGTCAGCCGGAAGCGGCGGCGCCAGTCGCGGGTCCGCTCGTCGCCGTGGTGGCAGAGGGAGAGCCAGGGCACGTACACGATGCGCAGCCCCGCGTCCAGCAGCCGGATGGCCAGCTCCACCTCTTCCTCGCAGTAGTCGAACTCCTCCACCAGGTACATCCCCACCCGCCGGAGCGCGCCGGTGCGGATCAGGCACCCGTAGAACCCGGGCTTGGTGATCTGCAGCGCCGCGCCCTCGGGGCCCGGCGGGGTGTTGGTGTAGACCCCGTCGGGGCGCACCTCGCGGAACATCAGCATCGCCACGTCGGGGTGGCGCTCGGCCAGCTCCACCGCCCTGGCGATCAGCCCGGGGTCCTCGAGCTCCACGTCGTCGTCGAGGGTGAGCACGAACTCGCCCTGCGCCTTCTCGAAGCAGCGGTTGCGGCCGTAGCAGGCGCCGTGCGGCTCGTCGCGGCGCAGCAGGGTGACGCCGGGCGCGCCCCGGACCGGCGGGTCCGAGGCGTCGTCGTAGACGATCGTCTCCAGCCGCGGGTACGTCTGGCGCGCCAGCGAGGCCAGCATCCGCTCCAGGCTGTCGTGGCGGTCGCGCGTGGTCACCACCACCGACACCAGGGGCGGCCCGGACCCGGCGGCCCCGCTCGCCGCGGCCCCGTCGGCGGTCGCTGCGCGGCCCGTCATCGCGCCGCCCGCGCCGGCGCGGCGCCCGCGTCCGCCCGGGTGAGCCCGTACACGTCCTGGTGGGCGTCCCAGCCGGCCGCGCGGAAGAACGCCTCCCGCAGGCCGGCCCGCTCCACCTCGGCCCGCACCCAGTCGCGCGAGGTCAGCGAGATCCCGTAGCCGGCCTGGCCGGGGTAGTCCGCGTACCCGAACCCGCCCGCGCGGTACGACGCGAGCGCCCCCCGCGCGGCTTCGGGGAGCAGGCCGTACCCCGAGGCGCCGATCTCCTCCGCGCCCCGCTCGCCGTGGGCCGTGAACACCACCACCCCTCCCGGCGCCAGGTGGCGGGCGAAGAAGCGCAGCAGCGCCGCGATCGGGGCGGCGTCCAGGTGGGTGACGAGCGAGCCGCACCAGGCCAGGTCGAAGGGCCCGTCCAGCTCCAGCCGGTCGAAGTCGGGCACCGAGTACGCGGGGCGCGCGCCGAACCTCGCCGCGCAGAAGTCCACCCCATCGCGGTCGAGGTCGCAGGCGGTGACCCGGGCCCCGGGGAAGCGGCGGACCAGGAAGCGCAGCACCCGGCCGTGGCCGCAGGGCAGGTCCAGGATCCGCTCGACCCGCGCGGCGCCCGCCGCCTCGAGCGCCGCCTCGACGCAGCGCAGGGCGGATAGGCCGGCCCCGAAGTAGTGCCGCCCGTCGCCCAGGTACATCCCGTCGCGGTGGGAGATCCGGCTGTCCACCCCGCGCAGCAGGGCGCGCTCGGCCTCGCCGAGCGGCGCGGAGGCGAGCAGGTCGTGCTTCTGCCGGCGCGTGCGCGGCGGCAGCGAGCGGAGGCGGAGCCGCACGGCGTGCAGGCGGCTGCCCACGGCGCGCAGGAGCGGCGCGGAAGTCGGGGTCACGGGGTCGGTCATGCGGGTGGCTGCTCGCTCGGGGTTCCTCCGCCGGCGGCCGGGCCCGCGGCGGACGCGCTGAAGAGAGGCCGAACCGCGCGGGCCGTCAAGGCCGCCGCGATCCGCTCGGCGGCGCGCCCGTCCCACCCCTCGGGGCAGCGGCTCCCCGGCTCCCGCCGCGGCTCGGCGGCCGCCGCGGCGAACGAGGCGAGCACCCCGTCGGCGGAGAGCGGCCAGGGGGCCAGCCGGTTCGTCCCCTCGGCGAGGGTGACGGGGCGCTCGGTCTGCTCGCGCAGCGTCACGCACGGCACCCCCAGCGCGGTGGTCTCCTCCTGCAGCCCCCCCGAGTCGGTGAGCACCACGCGGGCGCCGTCCACCAGCCCCAGCATCTCGTGGTAGCCGAGCGGCTCCAGCACCCGGAGCGGCCCCAGCAGCGAGGCCAGGCCGTGCGCCCGCACGCGCTGGCAGGTGCGCGGGTGCATGGGGAAGACCACGGGCACCTCGCGGGCCACGCGGGCGAGCCCCTCCAGCGCCGCGGCGAGCGCGCCGGGGTCGTCGACCGTGGAGGGCCGGTGCAGCGTCACCACGGCGTAGCCGCCGGGCTCCAGCCCCAGCCGCTCCGGGGCGCGCCGGGCGCGCGCGGCGGGGAGCTGCATGAGCAGGGTGTCGATCATCACGTTGCCGGCGAACACCACGCGCTCCGCCGGGATCCCCTCGGCCACCAGGTTCCCCAGCGCGTCGCGGCTGGGGGTGAGCAGCAGGTCGGAGAGGCGGTCGGTGAGCACGCGGTTGACCTCCTCGGGC
This genomic interval carries:
- a CDS encoding glycosyltransferase yields the protein MTGRAATADGAAASGAAGSGPPLVSVVVTTRDRHDSLERMLASLARQTYPRLETIVYDDASDPPVRGAPGVTLLRRDEPHGACYGRNRCFEKAQGEFVLTLDDDVELEDPGLIARAVELAERHPDVAMLMFREVRPDGVYTNTPPGPEGAALQITKPGFYGCLIRTGALRRVGMYLVEEFDYCEEEVELAIRLLDAGLRIVYVPWLSLCHHGDERTRDWRRRFRLTARNTMLTALLRYPLRDLPRGLAGPVRMFCRRPPVDGRRDWLGLAWIAWHLLAKVPFALRHRAPIRHATLVRHRQIFDRPVPVELAPAPGEPRAGPAPGARPPGGPQGGSVATSRAGR
- a CDS encoding class I SAM-dependent methyltransferase; protein product: MTDPVTPTSAPLLRAVGSRLHAVRLRLRSLPPRTRRQKHDLLASAPLGEAERALLRGVDSRISHRDGMYLGDGRHYFGAGLSALRCVEAALEAAGAARVERILDLPCGHGRVLRFLVRRFPGARVTACDLDRDGVDFCAARFGARPAYSVPDFDRLELDGPFDLAWCGSLVTHLDAAPIAALLRFFARHLAPGGVVVFTAHGERGAEEIGASGYGLLPEAARGALASYRAGGFGYADYPGQAGYGISLTSRDWVRAEVERAGLREAFFRAAGWDAHQDVYGLTRADAGAAPARAAR
- the wecB gene encoding UDP-N-acetylglucosamine 2-epimerase (non-hydrolyzing), whose protein sequence is MRAMLVAGARPNFMKVAPLLPALGRTGAEAVLVHTGQHYDGQMSDAFFQDLAIPPPDFHLGVGSGSHARQTARIMEAFEPVLLEVRPDWVVVVGDVNSTLACALVAAKLKEEAGCRVAHVEAGLRSGDWRMPEEVNRVLTDRLSDLLLTPSRDALGNLVAEGIPAERVVFAGNVMIDTLLMQLPAARARRAPERLGLEPGGYAVVTLHRPSTVDDPGALAAALEGLARVAREVPVVFPMHPRTCQRVRAHGLASLLGPLRVLEPLGYHEMLGLVDGARVVLTDSGGLQEETTALGVPCVTLREQTERPVTLAEGTNRLAPWPLSADGVLASFAAAAAEPRREPGSRCPEGWDGRAAERIAAALTARAVRPLFSASAAGPAAGGGTPSEQPPA